The following proteins are co-located in the Triticum aestivum cultivar Chinese Spring chromosome 1A, IWGSC CS RefSeq v2.1, whole genome shotgun sequence genome:
- the LOC123060757 gene encoding uncharacterized protein has product MVGAYYSETNKTKGKKVSCKIHKKAPLHSIPHRRERARDWDRAEGMEGKRTDQAKLSTMHSKVICCKLYISESQNAAVVDAISRIGQKDPEVVLLNKFEDEYYNRVRYTLVSYINSESATGEAVFSPIRKVLLAMIEAAFSAINLEVHCGTHPRIGVVDDISFHPLTQAATMEDAAQLAKLVASDIGNGLQVPVFLYAAAHPTGKSVSAVRRELGYFRPNHKGVQWAGPVLPDTLSMKPDVGPVHVPHERGATMVGAQPLVESYNVPIFCKDVPTVEAECAPLEANGVRAPGGAEGMEGKRTDQAKLSTMHPKVICCKLYISESQNGAVVDSISRIGQKDPEVVLLSKFEDEYYNRVRYTLVSYITSESSTGEAVFSPIRKVLLAMIEAAFSAINLEVHSGTHPRIGVVDDMSFHPLSQAATMEDAAQLAKLVASDIGNGLQVPVFLYAAAHPTSKSVSAIRRELGYYRPNHKGVQWAGQVLPDTLPVKPDVGPAQVSRERGATMVGAKPFVESYNVPIFCKDLPTVRRITQRVTGRSGGFPTVQALALFHGDNCMEIACLLDPDHVGADQVQWLVEQIAEEQGLEVDKGYFTDLSKDMMLERYFEIVSAAD; this is encoded by the exons ATGGTTGGGGCTTATTACTCGGAGACGAACAAGACAAAGGGCAAGAAGGTTTCTTGCAAGATCCACAAGAAGGCACCACTCCACTCCATTCCCCACAGGCGAGAGAGAGCCAGAGATTGGGATAGAGCTGAAGGCATGGAGGGCAAGCGCACCGACCAG GCAAAGCTCAGCACGATGCACTCAAAGGTGATCTGCTGTAAGCTCTACATCTCTGAAAGCCAAAATGCGGCTGTTGTCGATGCCATCAGCCGCATAGGCCAGAAAGACCCTGAGGTGGTTCTACTCAACAAGTTCGAGGATGAGTACTACAACCGTGTCCGCTACACGCTTGTCTCCTATATTAACAGTGAAAGCGCAACTGGTGAAGCTGTATTTAGCCCAATCAGGAAGGTGCTGCTGGCGATGATCGAGGCTGCATTTTCAGCCATAAACCTCGAAGTGCACTGTGGAACTCATCCAAGGATCGGTGTCGTCGATGACATTTCATTCCACCCCTTGACTCAAGCGGCCACAATGGAGGATGCTGCTCAGCTGGCTAAGCTGGTAGCCTCTGACATTGGCAATGGCTTGCAAG TTCCAGTGTTCCTATATGCGGCAGCACACCCCACCGGCAAGAGCGTCAGTGCAGTCCGGCGTGAGCTCGGCTACTTCCGGCCAAACCACAAGGGTGTCCAATGGGCAGGCCCGGTGCTCCCTGACACTCTATCGATGAAGCCGGATGTGGGCCCAGTACACGTTCCTCATGAAAGAGGCGCCACCATGGTCGGAGCTCAACCTTTGGTCGAGAGCTACAATGTGCCGATATTCTGCAAGGATGTCCCGACC gtggaggcggagtgcGCGCCACTGGAGGCCAATGGCGTCCGTGCGCCAGGCGGCG CGGAAGGCATGGAGGGCAAGCGCACCGACCAG GCAAAGCTCAGCACGATGCACCCAAAGGTTATCTGCTGCAAGCTCTACATCTCTGAAAGCCAAAATGGGGCTGTTGTCGATTCCATCAGCCGCATAGGCCAGAAAGACCCTGAGGTGGTTTTGCTCAGCAAGTTCGAGGACGAGTACTACAACCGTGTCCGCTACACGCTCGTCTCCTACATCACCAGCGAAAGCTCAACCGGTGAAGCTGTATTTAGCCCAATCAGGAAGGTGTTGCTGGCGATGATCGAGGCTGCATTTTCAGCCATAAATCTCGAAGTGCACAGTGGAACTCATCCAAGGATTGGTGTCGTCGATGACATGTCGTTCCATCCCCTGAGTCAAGCAGCCACCATGGAGGATGCTGCACAGCTGGCTAAGCTGGTGGCCTCTGACATTGGAAATGGCTTGCAAG TTCCGGTGTTCCTCTACGCGGCAGCACACCCCACCAGCAAGAGCGTCAGTGCAATACGGCGTGAGCTCGGCTACTACCGACCAAATCACAAGGGTGTCCAATGGGCAGGCCAGGTGCTCCCTGATACTCTACCAGTGAAGCCGGATGTGGGCCCAGCTCAGGTTTCTCGTGAGAGAGGAGCCACCATGGTCGGAGCTAAACCTTTCGTCGAGAGCTACAATGTGCCAATATTCTGCAAGGATCTCCCGACCGTGAGAAGGATCACCCAAAGGGTGACCGGACGGAGCGGAGGGTTCCCGACGGTGCAGGCGCTTGCTCTCTTCCATGGAGACAATTGCATGGAGATCGCGTGCCTGCTGGACCCAGATCATGTCGGAGCCGATCAGGTTCAGTGGCTGGTGGAGCAGATTGCAGAAGAGCAAGGGCTTGAGGTCGACAAGGGTTACTTCACCGACCTGTCCAAGGACATGATGCTGGAAAGGTACTTCGAGATTGTTTCTGCAGCAGATTGA